Sequence from the Mycobacterium florentinum genome:
CCGGTGGGCGCTGCGGATAATCGACGAAAGTAGCGCTGCGCTGCTGCTGGGCAGGCAGAAACCCGGTCGTGCAGGCCGGGGGCAAGTTGATGTTGAGGTTGAAACTCAAGTAGGCGCCCCGGTAGGGCTGTTTGGTGTTGGCGTTGGCCACCAGGGTTGCGCCCATGATCGAGATACCTTGGGGCACAAGCACCAACAGCTGTTCGAGGTCATTGCGGTAGGCCAGTGCGACCTGGCCGACGCTAACGAGGTTAGCCATCAGGATGGGCAGCGTCGGTTGCAGGCGCTCGATAAGTTGGCGTGCCTCGGCCGCCGCTGGGCCGCTTTTGGTGATGCTGCCGGCGACGGCTTGGTCGTGGGTTTGCAATTCGGTGGTCACCGTGGCCAGATGCGACGCCCAGCCCTGAATGGCAGCGGAGGTATTGGTCTGCGATTCGGCCACTGGCCGCCATTGGTCGATCAGGGCGATCAGCGGGTCGAGGTTGTTGCGGGCCTCGATCGACAGGTCGGACGAGCCCTTGACGAGGCGGGACAGTTCAGGTCCCAAACCACCCACGGCCGTGTAGGACTCGTCGATGACGGTCTTGAGGTTGTCGTGCGGGATGGCCCGCAATGCGGTGTTCGCGGCGGAGAGCAGGGAGTTGATGTCGGGCGGTACGGACGTCGCCGCCAGCGGAATGGTGTCGCCGTCTTTGAGTGGCGGCGAGGTGGCGTTACGGGGGAGCAACTCGACGTATTGTTCGCCGATCGCTGATTGGCTATGTACCTCGGCCCTGAGATCCCGGGGGATGTCGATGCCGGATTTCAGCGAAAGCACGGCTTCCACTCCGGTGTCGGTCAGCCGAACCGATTGCACCCGACCCACTTCGGTACCACGGTAGGTGACGTTGCTGGTGTCGTAGAGACCGCCGGTTTTCGGCAGTTGCATCTTCACCGTGTAGCGCCCGACGCCGAAGAACATGGCCGGCAGTTTCATAAAGTGCAGCGACATGATCGCCACCGCCACGACGGCGACCGCGGTGAAGATGGCCAGCTGGATCCTGATCTGTTTGCTGAGATACATCTAGGGTCCTTGGTCCTGGCGGTAGGGAATTACCAGCGGATTGCCCGGCGTACCGCGGAAGCCCGCCGTGCATGGGCTGGGGAATTGACCGATGGTGCGGCCCCACTGCAATTCCAGCTGCGTCAAATGGCACTCCCAGCGGGTGCCGGTGAACATGCCTTGGTCGATGCGGCTCAGCGTGAGGTCGACTATCGCGGTCATGTTGGCGTAGTCGCCGCGCATCCATTTCTCGATCTCTTCATTCGGAAACGGGAAGGTGGAAATCAAGCTCAGCGACCGTGTCAGGCTCGGGCCGGCATTAGCCAGCGACTCCAACACCGGCCCGACTTCGTGCAACTCTTTGACCAGATTCTCTTTGGTCTTGTTGACCGTGTCCGTGGTCAGTGCGCTGAATTTGCTCAGCGCATCAGCCGCGTCGACAAGGTTTTGCCGCTCGTTGTTGAGCACCCCGAGCGCGTCGGGGATGGTCGCAAGGGCCCGGTCCAGCACGGGTTTGTCTGCGGCGAACTTTGCGACCAGCCGGTTGAGACTTTCGGTGGCCGCGATGATGACACCGCTTTGCTCGTTGAGATTCGTACTGAATTTGTCGAGTTGCCCGATCAGGCTTCGCAGATCTCGGCCGCGGCCCCGTAAGGCTGTACTGAACGCCTCAGTGATGTCCTGGATATGGCCCAGGCCGCCCCCGTTGATCACCAACGACAGCGCCGCCAACGTCTGTTCGGTGCTCGGGTAAGCCCCAGCATGGGACAGCGGGATCAGTGAACCGTTAGCCAGCTTGCCCTGCGGTGCAGCGTCTTTCGGCGCTGCCAGCTCGATGTGCAACGAACCGAGCAGGCTAGTCGTGCCGATCTCGGCGGTGGTGTTGGCCGGCAGGCTCACGTCTCCGTTGAGGCGCATCGTTACCAGCGCATGCCAACCCTGGCGCTCAATTTTGGTCACGTGACCGACCGTGACGTCAGCTAGCCGCACCCGAGAATTCGGCTGGATGTTATTGACGTCGGGCATCTGGGCTTGGATCACAAAGGAGCCCGGCCCATTGCCTTGCGTGCCCGGCAACGGCAGGGAATTCAGCCCGTGCCAGCCGCAGCCGGAAACCGCGGTCACGACAACCGTCACCGCAAGGGCGGTACGCGCTCTGCGCCAGCAGTTAACTGTCATCAACTACCTCCGGGGGGCAGCATCAAGCCGGTCAGGCCGGCGGTCGGGTCGGTTTGCACGGGGGCGCCGCCTGGCTCGGATGTCGCCGGGGGGCCAGCCGTTGTGGGCGGGGGTGCCCCCGGCGCCGGCGCCGCAGCGGAGGCGGGTGGGACGTAATCGGGCCGCATCCAAGCTTCGCTGTAGGTCACCTCATTGGGCCTGGCCTGCGCTCCCACCAGTAGGTTCTCGCCGATCGGCGGGTAGTTGATCTGCCGGTTCTTGAAGATCGGCGCCATGTACTGCACGCATAGTTTCGCTGCCTGCTCACCGCCCAATCGGGAAGCCGCCTGCACCGCTCCGCACAGGAAGTTGATCGGGTTGGCCATGTTGTTGACCGCCAGCGCGCCGGTCAGCGACCCATTGGACGCTTCGTAGATGTTGTTGAAGTTGACCAAAGTCGTCGGGGCGATGTGCAGCGTCTGCTTGATGTCGTCGAGGCTGGCGACCAGCGCGTTGCTGATCGACGCTAGTTTGTCCGACGTGGTGCCCAGCGCCTCCCGATTGTCGGCGATGAAGCTCTGCACGTCGGCCACGACCGCATTGATGTCTTCGGCCGCCTGACCGACCTTGGTGGGGTCGTCGGCCAGCAGGGAGGACACCGAGGCCATGTTGTGGTTGAGCTGTTCGAGCAGGTCGGCGCTGTCGTGCAGCGCCGTGACCAGCGTGGACAGATTTTTCATCGTGCTGAAGATGTCTTTGCTGTGATCCCCGAGCGCCGATACTGTCTGCGACAGTTTGATGATGGAGTCGCGGACAGTGGCACCCTGCCCGCGCAGATTGTCGGCGGCGGTGTTGATCAGAGCGCCCAACGTGCTCACCCCACCAGGCTGGGCGGGCTTGAGTAGCTCGGTCAGCCGCTGCAGCTGCGACCGCAGGTCATCCCACTCGACCGGCACCGCGGTCCGGTCGAGGGGTATGACCGCGCCGGTGGCCATGGTGGGGCCGCCACCGTATGGCGGGGTCAGCTGGATCGCTCGCCCGGTGACCAGTTGTGGAGACAAGATGGCGGCTTTCGCATCGGCGGGGACTTTGTATTTGCCGTCGATCCAGAAGGAGACCTTGGCGCGCTGTGGTTCGGGCTCGATCTTGTCGATCTTGCCCACCGGTACGCCCCGGATGCGCACGTCATCGCCCGGAAATACCCCGGTGGTGTTGTCGAAGTAGGCGACCACCTTGATTCGCGCGGACGTGTCGGGGGCCCGCATCGCCATCAGAGCCCCGCCGGCGAGGACCAAGGCCAACGTCGTCGCCAAGATAGGGCGGGCCCGCCGCAGTCTGGCCGTCATGGGTGACCCGCCGGCTGCTGGCTGGGCGCTACCTCACCAGGGGCCGGCACATAGACCGGTGACGGTGTGGGTTCCGGGGTCGACGCCAGCCCCGGCGGGGCCAGCGCGGGCGGGCCGGGCGGGGGACCGCCCGGCGGTGGGGCTGGCGGCGGCTGCCGGTAGGGGTAGCAACCCGGCCCGGGCAACGGGCACGGGTGGTCACCCGGGTTGCCGGTGATCGCGTCGGGAATGTTGAGCCTGGGCTCCCCGCCCTGCCCGGTCCGTGGGTAGGGCGGCGGCAACGGCGGGGTCCCGGGCTGCCCGGTTTGCGGATCATTTAGCTGTGAGGGGAGCAAGGTGGCCGGGTCCAGTCCTAGGTCGGAGAACGCGGCACTGACGAACGGCTGGACGAACTGACCGGGCAGCAAGTTCACCACGTAGGCCTTGAAAAACGGGCCCGAGCCCACTGATTCACCCAGCGACATGGCGTAGGCGTTGAGCATCTTGATGGATTGCTGCACGCGTTCCTTGCGAGTGTCCACGATCGCCAACACCCCGTTGAGCTTGTCTAGCGCCGGGCGCAACTGCTGGCGGTTTTCGGCGATGAATCCCTTCAATTGCTGCGACACCGCGGAGATATTGGTCCAGATTTGGTCCAGGGCAGCGCTTTGCGTGCGCAGTTGGGCCAGCAACGCGTTGGTGTCCTTGACCAGACTCACAACCTCGTCGGTGCGATTGGCCAGCACGGCGGTGGCCTTTGCGGCGTTCTCGAGCAGACTGCGTAGTTGGGTGTCGCGGGTGTCGAGGACTTGGGCGAACCGGGCCACTCCCTGCACGGCGTTCTTCAGATCGGTTGGGGTGTCGGCGAAGGTTTGCGCAAGGGTAGCCAGTGAGTCGGACAGTTGGTCGGTATTGAGACCGCTGATGGTAGTGGCCAAGTCGCCCAGGGCATCTGGCAGCTGGTAGGGAGACACCGTGCGGTCAAGGGGGATGGCACGGTCAAGGGTGCCGGCACCGCGCGGTGTCACGTCGAGGATCTTGCTGCCCAGCAAGCTCTTGGTTTTGATCGCGGCTTCGGTGCGCTCGCCCAAGTGGACCGTCTTGTCGATCTTGAAGGTGACCAGCACGCCGGGCCCCTCAAGATCGACGCCGGATACCTTTCCGACCTGGTAGCCAGACACCTCAACCCCGGCGCCGCTGAACAGCCCGCCGGCGTCGGCGAAATAGGCCGAATACGTTGTGCCCTCGTTGAAAAAGGGAAGCTTCTGGTACTGCAACGCTGCCATCGCCACCGTGGCCACCGCCATGAGGCCAAGCGCGCCGATGACCAGCGGGCTGCGTTCAGAAAACGATTTCATTTCGGCGTGCACCGCCCCGTGCTTTGACCGGCCAGCTTGACGTAGACCGGTTGCCCACCCTTGCCGTTCACCTTGAGAACGAGGTTGCACAGATAGAACGTGAAGAAGTCGCCGTAGATCGCCTGCCGGTTCAGCGCCTGATATTTATCGGGCAGTGAGTTGAGCAGATTGTCGAGATAGTCGTGGTCGGCCACCGCGATGCCCGCGACACGATCAGTCTGTTGAACCACGTGCTGGAACGGCGCCCGGGCGTGCGATAGCAGATCGGCGACCGAGCCGGCGGCAGCGTTGGTGTAGGCCACCGCGTTGGAAATGTCGGTTTTGCGAGCGGCGAGTCCGTGGATGAGTTGCGACAGCGAGGTCACCGCCTTGTCCAACTTGTCGCTCTGGCCGCCCAGCGAGCCCAGCACCACGGTGAGGTTGTCGATGACTTGACCAACCAGCACGTCGCGGTCGGCCAACGTGTTGGTCACTGCGGCGGCCTGATCCAGAAATGATCCGATCGCGGGGCCCTGGCCTTGGAATGCCTGCAGCAACTGCGCGGTCAGCTCGTTGACCTGCTCGGGGTTCAGCGCCCGAAACAGCGGTCGGAAGCCACCGACGAGCGCGTCGAGATCCAGCGCGGGCTTGGTGCGGGCCAACGGAATTGACTGACCGGGATGAAGAATCGTCGGTGGCCCCGCGCCCTCTTCCAGGGCTAGGTAGCGGCCGCCGAACAAGTTGTCGTAGCGGATCGCGGCCTGGCTTGCCTCGGTAAGGACGACCGAATTATCGGTGGAGAACTCGACTCGCACGGTTGCGTCCGGATTGACGGAAATACCCTCGACCTTGCCGACTTCCACCCCTGCGATGCGCACTAGGTTGCCCTTTTTGAGACCCGACACATTACTGAATTCGGCGTTGTAGGTCGTGCCAGAGCCGAACCGGAACTGCGCAAAAATCGTCAGCAACAAGAACGCGCCGAACGCGCACACCGTCAAGAAAACGCCAAGGCGCCACACGACGGCTCTTAGCTCACTACGCACAGCGTCTCTCCTGCCTGGTGTAAATCGTTGGCGGTCATGGTGATGGGGGGCCCGAGGGACCTGGCGGCGGCGGGGCGGGAGGCACGCCCGGCCATAGCGGCACCCCATTCGCGCCGTACAGCGCCGCCCCGTAGGGCGGCCCCCCGGGGTTGGGTCCGACCGCTGGCCCCGGGATGCATTGACGGATGCTGGGCGGCTGGGGGGTACCGCGGGTGACGGGTCCGTAGTCCACCCAGCAGGGATGCCCGATGCCGGGGTTGGGCCGAACGTCGAGCCCGGTTCCCCAGCCGGTGTCCGTGATCAGCTGGCGCACTGGGAAATTCTTCGTGGGATCCGGCAACGACCCGCATCCCGGCTTGCCGCCTGGTCCCCCCTTGGCCGCGACGATGGGCAGGTTGTCGGGGTAGGCGTAGGGGTCGTTACCCAGCAGCAGGGCAATGTCGAAGTCGAAGCCCTGCCCGCTGGTACCGCCGCCGTACGCAGACCTGCCCCCGTTGTCGAGGAACCACTGGGCGCCCTGCAACATGCAGGCGTATTCGGGGCTGTACGTCTGAAGCAGGCTCGTTGTCGGCTCCAACGTGTTGACGGCGCCGACAAGACTGTCCCTGCTGGTGCCCAGCAGATTTGTTCCGGCATCGGACAGGCCAATGACGTTGAGCATCAACGCATCCATTGCATCCGAATGATTTACGAGGGTGGTGCTCGTGGTACTCACGGCGTTGAGAATCGCCACGATGTCCGGGGCGGCCGCGGCGTAGGTGTCGTCGAGGTCTTTGAAGGTGCGCCAGTCATCGCGAAGCGTTTCGTTGCGTGAATTAAGCGCTGACAGAACCTCATTGAGATCGGTGGTCGCCTCGCCCATCCGTTCGCCTTGGCCACGCACTCCCTCGGCCACCGCGGTCAGCACGGCGTTGAGCTTGAGCGGATCGACCATTTTGAGTAGGTCGACGACGTTTTCAAAGACCGTGTTGATCTCGGTGCTGGCGTTCGTCGAATGCAGCACCGTCCCGCCCGTCAGCCGCGCGGCACTCGGATGTTCGGGGTAGACCAGTTCGACGAACTTGGCGCCGAACGCAGTGGTGGCCTTGATCTGCGCCTCGACGTTGGCTGGGATGTAGCGAATCTGGTCGCCGTCGATGTTGAGCTGCAGGCTGATTCGTTTGTTGCCGGTCGAGCCGACATTGCTGACTTGGCCCACTTGCACGCCGCGCAACTCGACCTTGGCGCCCGGTTCCATGACCAACCCCGCCCGGTCCGATGTCAGCGTTACCGGCACGTAAGACTTGTAGGCGCCGCTGAAAGCCGCAGTGGTCACGAAGAAGAACGCGCCGATGGCGGTGAACAGAATCACCGTCCACCACGCGGTGTGGAGTTGGCGCCCCCGCAGCCCGAGTCTCATCCTGCTAGCTCGCCAGATGGAAGTTGCCGGAATGGCCATAGACGGCAAGGGTGATCATCACGATCACTACCGCGGCTACCACCATCGAACTCCGCACGGCCCGACCCACCGCTTCACCCACCCCGGCGGGTCCGCCGTGGGCGGTGTACCCGTAGTAGGTGTGGACAAGCATGACGACGATGGTGATCGCCACCGACTGAAAGAACGACCAGATCATGTCGCGGGGATTGAGGAAGGTGTTGAAGTAATGGTCGTAAACGCCCGAACCCTGGCCGTAGATCGAGGTGGTGCCCAGGCGCGCCGCCAGAAAGGCCATCATCATCGCCACGCAGTACAGCGGGATCACCACCACCACTGCGGCAGCGACCCGGGTAGATGCCAAGTAGCTGATGCTGCGAATTCCAATGACCTCGAGCGCGTCGATTTCTTCGTTGATGCGCATCGCCCCCATTTGAGCGGTGGCGCCGGCGCCGATGGTGGCCGACAACGCGACGGAGGCAGTGCCGGGCACGATCAGCCGGACGTTGAAGTAGGACGATGCGAACCCAGTCAGGGCTTCGATGCCCACCGACGCCAATTGGTTGTAGCCCTGCACCGCTACCAGGGCGCCGGTGGTCATCGTCAGGAACGCGACGATAACCACGGTGCCGCCGATCACTGCGAGTGCCGCTGCACCCAAGCCCATTTGGGCGATCAGCCGCAGTAATTCGGTGCGGTAGTTGATGACGGCGTCTGGTATCGCCGCCAATGTGCTGGCATAGAACCGTGTTTGCGCTCCGACCCGATTCCACCCGCTGACCGCGTTCTCGACGGTGCGCCGCAACCGCGGGTGCAGCGCCGCGGGAACCGTACTTGCCGGGCTAGGAGCGACCTGTGTCATCGGTTCACCTCATTGCACCGTGAACTGGACGCCGACGGCGGTAACGATGACGTTGATCGCGAATAGCACCATGAAGGTGAACACCACAGTCTCGTTGACCGCATTGCCGACACCGGCCGGTCCGCCGCCCACCGAGATGCCCTTGTAGCAGGCAATGAGCCCTGCCGCCATCCCGAACAGTGTCGCCTTGGCGAGCGATACCAACACGTCGCCGGCGCCGGTCAATGTGGTCAAACCCGTGACGAACGCGCCGGCCGAGACGTGCTGGATATATACGGTGAAAAAGAATGCGCCGCTAAGGCCCACGATGGTCACGGCCGACGAGAGCGCCAACGCGACCGTGGTGGCCGCCAGCACGCGGGGGATCACCAGCGCCTGAATGGGGTTGATACCCATGACTCGCAGCGCATCGAGTTCTTCGCGAATGGTTCGCGCTCCCAGGTCGGCACACATAGCGGTCGCGCCTGCCCCCGAAATCACGAGCACTGTCACGATGGGGCCGATTTGATTGACTGTGCCAATCGCGGCCCCGGTGCCCGAAAAATCGCCGGCACCGATCTCGGTCAAGAGAATATTGAAGGTGAAGGTCAACAGCACCGCATACGGCAAGGTCATCATCACCGCGGGCACGACCGATACCCGCGCGACAAACCAGCTCTGAAACAGATACTCGCGCCAGGCAAACGGAGGCCGGAACAGCAACACGAAGGTGTCGAGCGTCATGGCGAAAAAGCCACCGACGGCGCGGACTGGTTTGGTAGCTGGGTATGCGGATGTTGCCAGCTGTCCAGCGAGAGCAATTGCCAGGGCAGTGCGTGGCGGCCGGACGGCGGCGGTTGCGTTGGCGGCGGGTGGTTTTAGCGAGCGCGCCGTAGTCATCGGGGTTCTGTCCTGGTGCCACTTAGGATGACGCGTGTTTCGAACGACATTGCAGTGCAAAGCATTAATGTCACCTCCGCATTGAGGACGGCTGCCGGTCGTCTGCCGGCAAGGTGTGCGTCGCCTCTGCTAGTGGAGCCACCCCGCGAGTCGAGTTTGGTCGCAGTGGCAGGCCACGAACTAGCGCAACTACTACTGAAGGTCGCTGCAGTTGGCGGCGTAGAAAATACCTACATAGCGACCACCACCACTCTGACGACGACCCGCGCCGGTAGCAGGCATTCGCCAGGGCGTCTACGCCGGACGGCTTATAGGAGTGGACTGTGCTCATCGGCGTGTCACCCCGTGACTGCGATCGACTCGGTGGGGCAGTCGTATGCCGCGCCCCGAAATCTGTTCTGACACAAAATTCCCTGGTTCGCACAGTCCGCCATGTTCCCTCGCGTTCGCAGAAAACAATCACTTGTTTCCGCGACGCTATAGTGTGACGTGAGACCCGTCAAGAGGTTTCCGCCGGCCAGATCACTAAGCGCGCGGATCGCGCCATCAGATCCGGGAAAACTGAGCCGAGTCGGGCCTCATCGCCAGTGCTCCATGGGCATCCCCGGTACCGGAGACCGCAACATCTGCACCTCTGAGATGCCCAGCCCACCCAAATAGAGCGTCTTCAGATCCGGTCCTCCGAAGGCGATGCTGGACAGGTTGGACAAACGAGACCCACGGCTTTGCGCTATTTGATCCCAGGTCAGGCGCCTCTCGGCATGGGTCGCGGAGATCGTATCCAGCTCACTAGGTTCGAAGTCTTCGAACAACACGGTCCAAGTCAGATCCGGTGCGACGCGGATCAAGCGGTTGGATATGACGCAGGCGATCCAGAGAGCGCCCTCCGTATCGAAGGCCATGCCATCGGGGAAGGTGTCTCCCGGGTAGGTGAGCCGGGCGGGATTGCGCAACAAGCCGTCTGCCGTCACGTCGTACCGGGTGGTGCGGCACGCGAAGGTTTCATTGACGAAAAGGGACTTGCCATCGGGCGAGATCCGTAGTTCGTTCGTCCAGTTCAGCCCATCTGCCGCAACGCTGACTTTGCCATCCTGCACCAACAGAATCTGCCCGGTGTTCTCTTCCGCGGTGAAGTGCTCGTGTTTGCGTGCCGACGAGCTGATTGTGATCCAGACCCGATCGCCGTCCACCAGTACGAAATTGGTTCTCGGAATCGGATTCCCCGCAACCTCTGTCGCGAAGGGGTGGGCCTCACCACGCCGTCCGACCCGCCAGACGCCACCCGCCCTACCCATGTTGGCGAACAAGAATTCGCCGTCTGCCGTCAACGCGATGCCGTTCGGCCGGAAGCCTTGCGCAATCAGATCTGCCTCGACAGCGGGGCCGGTGGTCCCATCGGGCGCAATTCGCGCGATGCCGAACGTCCAATCGCCGGTGTAGAGCGATCCATCTCGTGCTGCCAGAACACATTCCGGCCGATTCAGTCCACTGCCGATCTGCGTGAGATCCGCCGGCAGGAACGGCTCGATCTTGGTCAGCGCCATGTAGCTTCTCTCCGGATTGCGATGGACAGCAGGTCGCGGTTGGATGGCGATAACTTCAGCGCTCCAATCGCCGCGATTGCTGTTGTGTGGCGGCTCTATTCGTAGTGGGACGCGCCCAATGCGCCACTGCCGATCAGAGCGCTAGGTAGCCGCCATCGACGGGGATCGTCACCCCTGTCACGTAGGACGACATGTCGGAGGCGAGGAACACTGCGGGACCGGCGATCTCATCGGTCTCGCCGACCCGACCCAGCGGCAGTCGTTGAAGGAATTTATCGCCCGCTGCGCCTTCGACCGTCATCAAGTCACTCTTGATCCGGCCCGGTGCCAGCCCGTTGGCTCGGCCACCCGTCGGCCCAAGCGTGCGCGCGAAATACTGGACCAGCGAACGGACGGCAGCCTTGGAGGCGCCGTAGGCAGCACTTGATCTCGGCGCGGTGAACCCGGCGATCGACGAAAGGAAGATCACGCTTGCGCCGGCGTGCTGCAGCGCGGGGAGCAGGGCAACAGTGATGTCCCACTGTGCGGTGAGATTCACATCGATGACCTGATCCCACTTTTCGGCCTGATCGGGGTCGTTCGGTCTGATGCGGGGCG
This genomic interval carries:
- a CDS encoding ABC transporter permease, with translation MTQVAPSPASTVPAALHPRLRRTVENAVSGWNRVGAQTRFYASTLAAIPDAVINYRTELLRLIAQMGLGAAALAVIGGTVVIVAFLTMTTGALVAVQGYNQLASVGIEALTGFASSYFNVRLIVPGTASVALSATIGAGATAQMGAMRINEEIDALEVIGIRSISYLASTRVAAAVVVVIPLYCVAMMMAFLAARLGTTSIYGQGSGVYDHYFNTFLNPRDMIWSFFQSVAITIVVMLVHTYYGYTAHGGPAGVGEAVGRAVRSSMVVAAVVIVMITLAVYGHSGNFHLAS
- a CDS encoding MlaE family ABC transporter permease; its protein translation is MTLDTFVLLFRPPFAWREYLFQSWFVARVSVVPAVMMTLPYAVLLTFTFNILLTEIGAGDFSGTGAAIGTVNQIGPIVTVLVISGAGATAMCADLGARTIREELDALRVMGINPIQALVIPRVLAATTVALALSSAVTIVGLSGAFFFTVYIQHVSAGAFVTGLTTLTGAGDVLVSLAKATLFGMAAGLIACYKGISVGGGPAGVGNAVNETVVFTFMVLFAINVIVTAVGVQFTVQ
- a CDS encoding MCE family protein; the encoded protein is MKSFSERSPLVIGALGLMAVATVAMAALQYQKLPFFNEGTTYSAYFADAGGLFSGAGVEVSGYQVGKVSGVDLEGPGVLVTFKIDKTVHLGERTEAAIKTKSLLGSKILDVTPRGAGTLDRAIPLDRTVSPYQLPDALGDLATTISGLNTDQLSDSLATLAQTFADTPTDLKNAVQGVARFAQVLDTRDTQLRSLLENAAKATAVLANRTDEVVSLVKDTNALLAQLRTQSAALDQIWTNISAVSQQLKGFIAENRQQLRPALDKLNGVLAIVDTRKERVQQSIKMLNAYAMSLGESVGSGPFFKAYVVNLLPGQFVQPFVSAAFSDLGLDPATLLPSQLNDPQTGQPGTPPLPPPYPRTGQGGEPRLNIPDAITGNPGDHPCPLPGPGCYPYRQPPPAPPPGGPPPGPPALAPPGLASTPEPTPSPVYVPAPGEVAPSQQPAGHP
- a CDS encoding SMP-30/gluconolactonase/LRE family protein, translating into MALTKIEPFLPADLTQIGSGLNRPECVLAARDGSLYTGDWTFGIARIAPDGTTGPAVEADLIAQGFRPNGIALTADGEFLFANMGRAGGVWRVGRRGEAHPFATEVAGNPIPRTNFVLVDGDRVWITISSSARKHEHFTAEENTGQILLVQDGKVSVAADGLNWTNELRISPDGKSLFVNETFACRTTRYDVTADGLLRNPARLTYPGDTFPDGMAFDTEGALWIACVISNRLIRVAPDLTWTVLFEDFEPSELDTISATHAERRLTWDQIAQSRGSRLSNLSSIAFGGPDLKTLYLGGLGISEVQMLRSPVPGMPMEHWR
- a CDS encoding virulence factor Mce family protein, whose protein sequence is MTARLRRARPILATTLALVLAGGALMAMRAPDTSARIKVVAYFDNTTGVFPGDDVRIRGVPVGKIDKIEPEPQRAKVSFWIDGKYKVPADAKAAILSPQLVTGRAIQLTPPYGGGPTMATGAVIPLDRTAVPVEWDDLRSQLQRLTELLKPAQPGGVSTLGALINTAADNLRGQGATVRDSIIKLSQTVSALGDHSKDIFSTMKNLSTLVTALHDSADLLEQLNHNMASVSSLLADDPTKVGQAAEDINAVVADVQSFIADNREALGTTSDKLASISNALVASLDDIKQTLHIAPTTLVNFNNIYEASNGSLTGALAVNNMANPINFLCGAVQAASRLGGEQAAKLCVQYMAPIFKNRQINYPPIGENLLVGAQARPNEVTYSEAWMRPDYVPPASAAAPAPGAPPPTTAGPPATSEPGGAPVQTDPTAGLTGLMLPPGGS
- a CDS encoding virulence factor Mce family protein; the protein is MRSELRAVVWRLGVFLTVCAFGAFLLLTIFAQFRFGSGTTYNAEFSNVSGLKKGNLVRIAGVEVGKVEGISVNPDATVRVEFSTDNSVVLTEASQAAIRYDNLFGGRYLALEEGAGPPTILHPGQSIPLARTKPALDLDALVGGFRPLFRALNPEQVNELTAQLLQAFQGQGPAIGSFLDQAAAVTNTLADRDVLVGQVIDNLTVVLGSLGGQSDKLDKAVTSLSQLIHGLAARKTDISNAVAYTNAAAGSVADLLSHARAPFQHVVQQTDRVAGIAVADHDYLDNLLNSLPDKYQALNRQAIYGDFFTFYLCNLVLKVNGKGGQPVYVKLAGQSTGRCTPK
- a CDS encoding SDR family NAD(P)-dependent oxidoreductase, with amino-acid sequence MARLSEKTAVVTGGGRGLGSAISTALAAEGARVLVVDRNTEAADVVVASIKAAGGSASAETLDISDREGVKAFGGRMLEQFGSIDVLVNNAGIAPRIRPNDPDQAEKWDQVIDVNLTAQWDITVALLPALQHAGASVIFLSSIAGFTAPRSSAAYGASKAAVRSLVQYFARTLGPTGGRANGLAPGRIKSDLMTVEGAAGDKFLQRLPLGRVGETDEIAGPAVFLASDMSSYVTGVTIPVDGGYLAL
- a CDS encoding virulence factor Mce family protein — translated: MTVNCWRRARTALAVTVVVTAVSGCGWHGLNSLPLPGTQGNGPGSFVIQAQMPDVNNIQPNSRVRLADVTVGHVTKIERQGWHALVTMRLNGDVSLPANTTAEIGTTSLLGSLHIELAAPKDAAPQGKLANGSLIPLSHAGAYPSTEQTLAALSLVINGGGLGHIQDITEAFSTALRGRGRDLRSLIGQLDKFSTNLNEQSGVIIAATESLNRLVAKFAADKPVLDRALATIPDALGVLNNERQNLVDAADALSKFSALTTDTVNKTKENLVKELHEVGPVLESLANAGPSLTRSLSLISTFPFPNEEIEKWMRGDYANMTAIVDLTLSRIDQGMFTGTRWECHLTQLELQWGRTIGQFPSPCTAGFRGTPGNPLVIPYRQDQGP
- a CDS encoding MCE family protein — its product is MRLGLRGRQLHTAWWTVILFTAIGAFFFVTTAAFSGAYKSYVPVTLTSDRAGLVMEPGAKVELRGVQVGQVSNVGSTGNKRISLQLNIDGDQIRYIPANVEAQIKATTAFGAKFVELVYPEHPSAARLTGGTVLHSTNASTEINTVFENVVDLLKMVDPLKLNAVLTAVAEGVRGQGERMGEATTDLNEVLSALNSRNETLRDDWRTFKDLDDTYAAAAPDIVAILNAVSTTSTTLVNHSDAMDALMLNVIGLSDAGTNLLGTSRDSLVGAVNTLEPTTSLLQTYSPEYACMLQGAQWFLDNGGRSAYGGGTSGQGFDFDIALLLGNDPYAYPDNLPIVAAKGGPGGKPGCGSLPDPTKNFPVRQLITDTGWGTGLDVRPNPGIGHPCWVDYGPVTRGTPQPPSIRQCIPGPAVGPNPGGPPYGAALYGANGVPLWPGVPPAPPPPGPSGPPSP
- a CDS encoding MCE family protein; this translates as MYLSKQIRIQLAIFTAVAVVAVAIMSLHFMKLPAMFFGVGRYTVKMQLPKTGGLYDTSNVTYRGTEVGRVQSVRLTDTGVEAVLSLKSGIDIPRDLRAEVHSQSAIGEQYVELLPRNATSPPLKDGDTIPLAATSVPPDINSLLSAANTALRAIPHDNLKTVIDESYTAVGGLGPELSRLVKGSSDLSIEARNNLDPLIALIDQWRPVAESQTNTSAAIQGWASHLATVTTELQTHDQAVAGSITKSGPAAAEARQLIERLQPTLPILMANLVSVGQVALAYRNDLEQLLVLVPQGISIMGATLVANANTKQPYRGAYLSFNLNINLPPACTTGFLPAQQQRSATFVDYPQRPPGDLYCRVPQDSPLNVRGARNIPCETVPGKRAPTVKMCESDEQYVPLNDGFNWKGDPNATLSGQGVPQLPPGSPPQAPSPPPPIAATHYDPTTGTYTGPDGKVYTQSDLGHTGPKTWQNMMLPPGS